The Candidatus Cloacimonadaceae bacterium DNA window TCGGCGCAAATCAGACCGTTTTCGACATCCTCAATAACACGCATCTTAAAAGCCATGCTATAACGATTTACGGGCTTCTTTTCTTTCATTTTCTCTTCTCCTTAGAAGTTGATTTGGTGTCAACTTTTTTAGGACGGGACACCTTCCCCCTTAGCATTACGGAATCAATACGGACTCATTACGGACTAAGTCCGTATTGATTCCGTAATGCAAAGGAGAAGGTCGCGCAGCATGCCGATGCTGCGTAAAGAATGCGGAAAGATATTGGGGTGGGGAATTCCGCTTCCAAATGTGTTGCGCAGCATGCCGATGCTGCGTAAACGATAGGTCTCACGGCTTCGCAGCATCGGCATGCTGCGCTACATTGAAACAGTGGACAATTATCTTGACGAAAACAAGCCTCGCCTTTGACTGGCATACATAAGATAATTACAGCATTACAAGGAGAAACAATGCTACCCGGTGGTAAAAACATGAAAGACCTGATGAAACAGGCGCAGCGCATGCAACAGGAAATGATGAAACAGCAGGAAGAGCTGGAAAACAAGTATTTTGAAGCCAGCTCCGGCGGCGGAATGGTGAAAGTCTCCATCAGCGGAAAATATGAGCTAAAGAGCATCAAGATCGATCCCCAAGCCGTCGATCCCGAGGACGTGGAAATGCTCGAAGACCTCATCGTGGCGGCTTTTCTCGAGGCATTCAACAAAGCAAACGAAGCCTCAAACGAATCCATGAGCAAGCTCACCGGAGGGATGAAAATCCCCGGTCTGTTCTGATCAGATGCAGCTTTCGGCAAATCTCGAACATCTGGTTCAGACCCTGAACCGGCTGCCTGGAATCGGCAGAAAAACAGCCCAACGCCTTGCTTGGCATCTGGTTGGGCATGATCGCGACTATTCCTTGGAATTGGCAACCGTGATCAGAAACACCGTTGAGAGTTTCACCACCTGCAGGCTCTGCAACATGCTTTCCGAAAGCGATCCCTGTCACGTTTGCCTTGATGACGAAAGAAGTGACGCGCTGCTCTGCATCGTGGAAAACAACGCGGATGTGCAGATCATCGAAAACATGAACGAATTTCGCGGACGCTACTTTGTGCTCGGACACCTGCTCTCCCCCATCGATGGTTTTGGGCCAGAGCAATTGCATATCCCTCAAATGATTAGCCTGATCATCAAAATCGCTCCGGAAGAAATCGTCCTTGCCCTCAAACCATCCGCGGAAGGCGAAGCTACGATTCACTATCTTTCCGAATTGCTTGGCAAACGCGGACACAAGGTGACCCGGCTTTCCACAGGAATCCCCTTTGGCGGAGACCTTGAATACAGCAGTTCGATCACTCTCGTAAACGCATGGAAACGCCGCTACCAGGTACTTTAAACTGATGTTCACCGGAATCATTGAAGCCACTGCTCAGATCAAATCCATCGTTGCTTCCGAGGGTAAAAAAATCCTCACGATTCAACGCCCC harbors:
- a CDS encoding YbaB/EbfC family nucleoid-associated protein: MLPGGKNMKDLMKQAQRMQQEMMKQQEELENKYFEASSGGGMVKVSISGKYELKSIKIDPQAVDPEDVEMLEDLIVAAFLEAFNKANEASNESMSKLTGGMKIPGLF
- the recR gene encoding recombination mediator RecR, producing the protein MQLSANLEHLVQTLNRLPGIGRKTAQRLAWHLVGHDRDYSLELATVIRNTVESFTTCRLCNMLSESDPCHVCLDDERSDALLCIVENNADVQIIENMNEFRGRYFVLGHLLSPIDGFGPEQLHIPQMISLIIKIAPEEIVLALKPSAEGEATIHYLSELLGKRGHKVTRLSTGIPFGGDLEYSSSITLVNAWKRRYQVL